In Neochlamydia sp. AcF84, a genomic segment contains:
- a CDS encoding RHS repeat-associated core domain-containing protein yields the protein MRNFLCIFFLYTVCSHLQATEEPVGFAKATTAQEVFIGEQNIATLGGEPSAMVDGCVNAITGTFIDSGIDLWAPGPDPLYVERIYTHTSGWSINEPENVEMLGGSLNRVVHEEKGMKALYTNTLIGRTLFIDATNYSQGLTNCSKGFISGKSNPHNLQMQIVSPKPGTFAVYLRDGSKSLKYFGSSHRTPLSLAAIRYQHGLTYEQKPYGIKTQYTYQKSPLGWKIGEISHTNSLQQDLGIIYFEYDNFKLNPRMVAYANKDKSGSCEYLFSNYPARPELHQVISTNAPKICYSYDDTTHRMKQKALPNGRCKQIEYYDETNPCAYTKKPLTFYDTCTSPYERVSCLKAAVGTDQTLHPTHRFYYEVNPINRKSRIYSYPGGTTRVLDLHNQETRYHHDSKRRLTGIDKLLDSNLYRTQSFFWSSLPHLEGCLTTKTLQDGQGNLLSSRYYDYDKNGNIKHEWLLGNLTGNAKGPVLNKEGIPIAGQYDSYIRTYEYSDDGYNHLLREQDGCKEIVYLYYPKSALLHKKLMRVNNKIVYREFYTYNSNGSITRYVYDDGHTLEEDDLTGITERHSVYTSYRDQFPVGLPEIIEEKYLDLALKEEILLRKTQNFHDHQGRITQQTHFDSNGQPHFTLHWDYDAHGNILKETNALGHASFYQYDENDNLIFEQHPGKDFHTVHEYDFSNRRICSKDIHADQTLVTHYAYNGLSQKVAMTNWQGETTQYTYDHCGRLIKTIYPKLLDADGNFHQPFECIEYDIADNPIGKTDRRGFKTTYNYNIRGQPCLIQHPDGSTEKNEYTLEGYLAKSIALNGKVTQTDYDYLGRACRQMTFAPTGEKLSETTTHYNHFHKIAEVDAEGQFTYYQYDAAGRLASIVKNEAKTAYQYDACQRLAKTLEYFGPEEKDYIANVKEYDAMDRLIEERTEDAEGQVLTKIGYLYNEQGKPIQTIAHHQAKPVITFTHYNAYGEVESVIDPQGHTTRTLFYYLHLNQAGQYVYAKETIDAIGQSFFQEHDSCGHVRLEIRRDPMGVLLQKREFFYDAEGLCCKQIEHVLAPHQPDRLVTTHFEYDFAKNLISCTEAVGNPEQKQTKYVYNAYRQKEKVIKPDGIELHYAYDWLGRLTSFSSTDHSLHYHYTYDANSNVVGVEDKHTGKSTTRIFDNNKRLVQETLSHGLTQKYSYDNLDRIQEIILPDDSSIQYSYKSLYLHQISRGPYRHTYQHYNLSGALEEAKLMAEAGSLQYAYDAYSRLISISSKYLKENIPENGFDQVGHLLKRTTLDPVGQVNHTYTYDGLYQLQSEKGLVDHTYCHDSLYNRVEKNKIPHSVNALNQLLHDGLDPHVYDLNGNLIRKGSLNLSYDALDRLIAIHTPTQQVTYVYDELNRRLSSTFYSRSKVENKWLPEKEIRYMYHGLSEIGACDSKGNIEQLRILGKGKGAEIEASVLLELQGKAYIPIHDTLGNIRLLINAKTHTIEETYRYTAYGQEFIYGKNNKLSKQSINPWRFSSKRVDAETQFVYFGRRYYNPTTGRWISADPLSFEAGPNLYAYVLNNPLNDRDLYGLRGSNPSRWEKHRESVIMYGKERASYRMEKTPLRGKGENIKNLPRVSFTDRFERNFVRCESSSLAVLLGSKSENFRLGVHNGIMTTQLEAINNAIHLRELGWEYSIDVIHNATHNLLNDCIESGLGLCYTATTPVRVNHETWDKFFDEYPRGEYFQICHSQGAINVRNALLSYDEKLRKQITVLAIAPAAYMYADSCRKAYHYRAEAWRDPIPYIDVGGLIRSKRDTVTLNSCPGAAFHDHSFQSPTYEGAIDDHINTFLKNRR from the coding sequence ATGCGAAATTTTCTTTGTATTTTTTTCTTATACACTGTTTGCTCACACCTACAAGCTACTGAAGAACCCGTGGGTTTTGCAAAAGCTACTACCGCCCAAGAAGTTTTCATAGGAGAGCAAAATATCGCTACTTTAGGTGGAGAGCCTTCAGCTATGGTAGACGGCTGCGTTAACGCCATCACGGGTACTTTTATCGATAGTGGGATTGATCTATGGGCCCCAGGCCCCGATCCTCTTTATGTGGAACGCATCTATACCCATACCAGCGGCTGGAGTATTAACGAGCCAGAAAATGTAGAAATGCTTGGGGGCAGCTTAAACAGAGTCGTTCACGAAGAAAAAGGCATGAAGGCTTTATATACCAATACCCTAATTGGGCGCACCCTTTTCATCGATGCAACCAATTACAGTCAGGGGTTGACCAATTGCTCTAAAGGATTCATCAGCGGCAAAAGCAATCCTCATAATCTTCAGATGCAAATTGTTTCTCCTAAACCAGGTACTTTCGCCGTGTACTTAAGAGATGGTTCAAAAAGCCTTAAATATTTTGGTTCTAGTCATCGCACGCCACTTTCCCTGGCTGCTATTCGCTATCAACATGGGCTTACTTATGAACAAAAACCTTATGGAATTAAGACGCAGTATACCTATCAAAAATCCCCCTTAGGGTGGAAAATTGGTGAGATAAGTCATACGAATAGCCTTCAGCAAGATTTAGGGATTATTTACTTTGAATATGATAATTTTAAGCTTAATCCTCGCATGGTAGCCTATGCCAATAAAGATAAAAGCGGAAGCTGCGAATATCTTTTCAGCAATTATCCGGCCAGGCCTGAGCTCCATCAAGTGATTTCTACCAACGCTCCCAAAATTTGCTATTCATACGATGATACTACCCACCGCATGAAACAAAAAGCCCTACCCAATGGTCGCTGCAAGCAAATTGAATATTACGATGAGACCAACCCTTGCGCCTATACTAAAAAACCTTTAACTTTTTACGATACATGTACTTCCCCTTATGAACGTGTCTCTTGTTTAAAAGCTGCTGTAGGCACCGATCAAACCCTGCATCCTACCCATCGCTTTTACTATGAGGTAAACCCCATCAACCGTAAAAGTCGTATTTATAGCTATCCAGGTGGAACGACCCGCGTGCTCGATCTTCATAATCAAGAAACTCGCTATCATCATGACTCAAAAAGACGCTTAACAGGCATCGATAAGCTGTTAGACTCTAATCTTTATCGCACGCAAAGTTTTTTTTGGAGCTCTTTGCCACATTTAGAGGGATGCTTAACAACCAAAACCTTACAAGATGGCCAGGGTAACTTACTAAGCAGCCGCTATTACGATTACGACAAAAATGGAAATATAAAACATGAATGGCTTCTTGGAAATCTTACGGGAAATGCAAAGGGCCCTGTGCTAAATAAAGAGGGCATTCCTATAGCGGGACAATATGATAGCTACATTCGCACTTATGAGTATAGTGATGACGGATATAACCACTTATTACGTGAGCAAGATGGATGTAAGGAGATCGTTTACCTCTATTACCCTAAATCTGCCTTACTCCATAAAAAATTGATGCGCGTGAATAACAAAATCGTCTATCGCGAGTTTTATACTTATAACAGCAATGGTTCAATCACGCGTTATGTTTATGATGATGGACATACTTTAGAAGAAGATGATCTGACAGGTATCACAGAGCGCCATAGTGTCTATACCAGCTATCGCGATCAATTTCCGGTGGGTTTACCTGAAATTATCGAAGAAAAATATCTAGACCTTGCCCTTAAGGAAGAGATTTTACTGCGAAAAACGCAAAATTTCCATGATCATCAAGGGCGGATAACCCAGCAAACCCATTTCGATAGTAACGGCCAGCCTCACTTTACTTTGCATTGGGATTACGATGCCCATGGAAATATTCTTAAGGAGACCAATGCTTTAGGGCATGCCTCTTTCTATCAATACGATGAAAACGACAATCTTATTTTTGAACAACACCCTGGCAAAGATTTTCATACTGTTCATGAATATGACTTTTCCAATCGACGCATTTGTTCTAAAGATATTCATGCTGATCAGACATTAGTGACCCATTATGCTTATAATGGCCTTAGTCAAAAAGTAGCGATGACCAATTGGCAGGGAGAGACCACGCAATACACTTACGATCATTGTGGACGTTTAATTAAAACCATCTATCCCAAGCTATTAGATGCTGACGGTAATTTTCATCAGCCTTTTGAGTGTATTGAGTATGATATTGCCGATAACCCTATCGGTAAAACGGATCGGCGAGGTTTTAAAACAACCTATAATTATAATATCCGCGGTCAGCCTTGCTTAATCCAACACCCTGATGGATCGACCGAAAAAAATGAATATACCCTTGAGGGCTATCTGGCTAAAAGCATCGCCTTAAATGGAAAGGTTACCCAAACAGATTATGATTATTTAGGAAGAGCTTGCCGGCAAATGACTTTTGCTCCTACAGGGGAAAAGCTCAGTGAAACAACTACCCATTACAATCATTTTCATAAGATAGCCGAAGTGGATGCTGAAGGGCAATTTACTTATTATCAATATGATGCTGCGGGCCGTCTGGCCAGCATCGTGAAAAATGAGGCAAAAACTGCTTATCAATATGATGCCTGCCAACGGCTCGCTAAGACGCTGGAATATTTTGGTCCCGAGGAAAAAGACTATATTGCCAACGTTAAAGAGTATGATGCCATGGATCGCCTCATCGAAGAGCGGACCGAGGATGCTGAAGGACAGGTTTTAACTAAAATAGGCTATCTTTACAACGAGCAAGGAAAGCCCATCCAAACGATTGCTCATCATCAAGCCAAGCCTGTTATCACTTTTACCCACTACAATGCCTATGGGGAGGTGGAAAGTGTTATTGATCCTCAAGGGCATACCACCCGCACCCTCTTTTATTATCTGCACCTTAACCAAGCGGGCCAATATGTATATGCTAAAGAAACCATCGATGCCATAGGCCAATCTTTTTTTCAGGAGCATGATAGCTGCGGGCATGTTCGCTTGGAAATTCGTCGCGACCCTATGGGTGTGCTCCTGCAAAAACGTGAGTTTTTTTATGATGCAGAAGGACTTTGCTGTAAACAAATTGAGCATGTGTTGGCTCCTCATCAACCTGATCGCCTGGTCACCACTCATTTTGAGTATGACTTTGCCAAAAATCTGATCAGTTGTACGGAAGCGGTAGGAAATCCTGAACAAAAGCAAACAAAGTATGTCTATAATGCTTATAGGCAAAAAGAAAAAGTGATCAAACCCGATGGGATAGAACTGCACTACGCCTATGACTGGCTAGGTCGCCTCACCTCTTTTTCCTCCACAGATCACTCTTTGCATTACCACTATACTTATGATGCTAATTCTAATGTTGTGGGTGTGGAGGATAAGCATACAGGAAAGTCTACCACGCGTATTTTCGATAATAATAAACGTTTGGTCCAAGAAACTTTATCTCATGGATTAACGCAAAAATATAGTTACGATAATTTAGATAGGATCCAGGAAATTATACTTCCAGACGATTCTTCTATTCAATACTCTTATAAATCGCTTTATCTTCATCAAATTAGCCGAGGCCCTTACCGACACACTTATCAGCATTACAATCTTTCGGGGGCATTAGAAGAGGCTAAATTGATGGCTGAAGCAGGCTCGCTTCAATACGCTTACGATGCCTATTCTCGCCTAATTAGCATTTCGTCTAAGTACTTAAAAGAAAATATTCCTGAAAACGGCTTTGATCAAGTGGGCCATCTTTTAAAAAGAACAACCCTCGATCCCGTGGGCCAAGTAAATCATACCTATACATACGATGGTTTATATCAGCTTCAATCCGAAAAAGGCCTAGTGGATCATACTTATTGTCATGACTCCCTCTATAATAGGGTGGAGAAAAATAAAATTCCTCATAGCGTTAATGCTCTCAATCAGCTCCTCCATGATGGCTTAGACCCCCATGTCTATGACCTCAATGGCAATCTTATACGTAAAGGCTCTTTAAACTTATCCTACGATGCTTTAGATCGCTTGATTGCCATTCATACTCCTACGCAGCAGGTCACCTATGTCTATGATGAGCTTAACCGCCGTTTAAGCAGCACCTTTTATTCCCGCTCCAAAGTTGAAAATAAGTGGCTACCTGAGAAAGAAATTCGTTACATGTACCATGGACTTAGCGAAATTGGCGCCTGTGACTCTAAGGGCAACATCGAGCAATTGCGCATATTAGGTAAAGGTAAAGGAGCGGAAATAGAGGCTTCGGTTTTGCTAGAACTGCAAGGTAAAGCTTACATACCCATCCATGATACATTAGGCAATATTCGCCTCCTGATTAACGCCAAAACCCATACCATAGAAGAAACTTATCGATATACCGCTTATGGACAAGAATTTATTTATGGCAAAAATAATAAGCTTAGCAAGCAATCGATCAATCCTTGGCGTTTTTCTTCTAAACGTGTAGACGCTGAAACCCAGTTTGTTTACTTTGGACGCCGCTATTACAACCCCACTACCGGGCGCTGGATAAGTGCCGATCCCTTAAGCTTTGAGGCAGGACCTAATCTGTATGCCTATGTTTTAAACAATCCTTTAAATGATAGAGATCTATATGGATTAAGAGGTTCAAATCCTAGCCGTTGGGAGAAACACCGCGAAAGTGTGATCATGTATGGCAAAGAGCGCGCCTCTTATAGAATGGAAAAAACACCCCTTAGAGGAAAAGGCGAAAACATAAAAAATCTACCTAGGGTTAGCTTTACAGATAGATTTGAAAGAAATTTTGTGCGCTGTGAAAGCTCTTCATTAGCTGTATTGCTAGGGAGTAAATCAGAAAATTTTCGCCTGGGTGTTCATAATGGCATTATGACAACCCAGCTAGAGGCTATTAACAATGCCATCCACCTTAGAGAATTAGGGTGGGAATATTCGATAGATGTCATC
- a CDS encoding thioredoxin family protein, with amino-acid sequence MPFTLSIGASAPDFCLPATDGKNYSLKDFDSASILVIFFTCNHCPYVTGSDEVTRQTAEKFKSDGVVFVGINSNSAITVPADSFEHMQERMQIHRFPWYYLYDASQEVAKAYGALRTPHFFVFGQQRKLIYTGRGVDSPKDTSKMRQNDLEKALAEHLAGRSVTTPLTNPIGCNIKWEGKERHWMPSDACDLV; translated from the coding sequence ATGCCATTTACTCTATCTATAGGAGCCTCGGCTCCAGATTTTTGCTTGCCAGCCACGGATGGAAAAAACTATTCCTTAAAAGATTTTGACTCTGCTTCTATCCTAGTCATTTTCTTCACATGCAATCACTGTCCTTACGTGACAGGATCCGATGAAGTGACTCGCCAGACAGCTGAAAAGTTCAAAAGCGATGGAGTAGTTTTTGTAGGTATTAACTCCAATAGCGCGATTACGGTTCCTGCCGATTCCTTTGAGCATATGCAGGAGAGAATGCAAATTCATCGTTTTCCTTGGTATTATCTTTACGATGCTTCTCAGGAAGTAGCTAAAGCCTATGGGGCCCTGCGCACCCCTCATTTTTTTGTTTTTGGTCAACAGCGCAAGCTCATCTACACGGGTAGAGGAGTTGACAGTCCTAAAGATACCTCTAAGATGAGGCAAAATGATTTAGAGAAGGCCCTAGCCGAGCATCTGGCGGGTAGATCTGTAACTACGCCTTTAACAAATCCAATAGGCTGCAATATTAAATGGGAAGGTAAAGAGCGTCATTGGATGCCAAGCGATGCTTGTGACCTTGTCTAA
- a CDS encoding deoxyribodipyrimidine photo-lyase encodes MTDSTIIWFRQDLRLEDNPALQAALQKGASILPVYIYSPEEEGDWPPGAASRWWLHHSLQSLADELLKNDLHLVIRAGNTQKILEELCQSTGSTSIFWNRRYEPAVIKRDALLKSHFHELGIETKSFNSSLLFEPWTNLNKEKKPFQVFTPFWKACQKLPDPPLPLAWKPSKKLVSVRVDSMHIDELNLLPHIHWDKGIQATWKPGSLNAKKALMDFIKNSIYEYKDLRDRPDLPGVSRLSPYLHFGEISPRTIWHTIKEQCDLSKEGVEAYLRQLGWREFAYHLLYYFPHTSKEPLRDEFNQFPWDNSPDHLKAWQKGQTGYPFVDAGIRQMWEIGWMHNRLRLIVGSFLVKDLLIAWQEGFAWFWDTLVDADLANNTLGWQWVAGCGADAAPYFRIFNPITQGEKFDPNGDFVRKWVPELAALPNEWIHKPWEAPEKTLREAGIELGVTYPKPIVDHAKAREKALAAFQEIKN; translated from the coding sequence ATGACTGATTCTACTATTATTTGGTTTAGACAAGATCTTCGTTTAGAAGATAATCCTGCATTACAGGCTGCCCTTCAAAAAGGAGCCTCTATTCTTCCTGTTTACATTTATTCTCCCGAGGAAGAAGGGGATTGGCCGCCAGGTGCTGCCTCACGCTGGTGGTTGCATCACTCTTTACAAAGTCTAGCTGATGAATTGTTAAAAAATGATCTGCATTTAGTTATCCGTGCAGGCAATACGCAAAAAATTTTAGAAGAACTTTGCCAGTCTACAGGTAGCACATCCATCTTTTGGAACAGGCGTTATGAACCGGCCGTTATTAAAAGGGATGCGCTTCTAAAAAGCCATTTTCATGAATTAGGCATCGAAACTAAAAGCTTTAATAGTAGTTTGCTTTTCGAGCCTTGGACTAATCTCAACAAAGAAAAAAAGCCTTTTCAAGTTTTTACTCCTTTTTGGAAAGCTTGTCAAAAATTGCCTGATCCTCCACTTCCTCTTGCCTGGAAACCTAGTAAAAAACTTGTTTCTGTTCGGGTAGATAGCATGCATATCGATGAGCTTAACCTTCTTCCTCATATTCACTGGGATAAAGGTATTCAAGCCACATGGAAGCCTGGATCTTTAAATGCAAAAAAAGCTCTAATGGATTTTATAAAAAATTCTATTTACGAATATAAGGATCTAAGAGATAGGCCCGATTTGCCAGGAGTTTCACGCCTTTCTCCTTACCTGCATTTTGGCGAGATAAGCCCTCGTACAATTTGGCATACCATTAAAGAGCAATGCGATCTTAGTAAAGAAGGAGTTGAAGCCTACTTGCGGCAATTAGGATGGAGAGAATTTGCTTATCACCTTCTTTATTATTTTCCTCATACTTCTAAGGAACCTTTAAGAGATGAGTTTAATCAATTTCCTTGGGATAATAGTCCTGATCATTTAAAAGCATGGCAGAAAGGCCAGACTGGCTATCCTTTTGTTGACGCAGGTATACGGCAAATGTGGGAAATCGGATGGATGCATAATCGTTTACGGTTAATTGTAGGTTCTTTTCTAGTCAAAGACCTATTGATAGCATGGCAAGAAGGCTTTGCTTGGTTCTGGGATACCCTTGTAGATGCAGATTTAGCCAATAATACCTTAGGATGGCAGTGGGTAGCAGGTTGCGGCGCAGATGCTGCGCCTTATTTTAGGATATTCAATCCCATCACGCAGGGAGAAAAATTTGATCCCAATGGAGATTTTGTGCGGAAGTGGGTGCCAGAGCTTGCCGCTTTACCTAATGAATGGATTCATAAGCCCTGGGAAGCTCCAGAAAAAACATTAAGGGAGGCAGGCATAGAGCTAGGAGTTACTTATCCAAAGCCTATTGTGGATCATGCAAAAGCCCGGGAAAAAGCACTGGCAGCTTTTCAAGAAATAAAGAACTAG
- the alr gene encoding alanine racemase, producing the protein MDPFDLRLWEGFSAALSSPCIGSPIIDQICIDSRLISSPHALFVALPGQVEDGHHYVEQAAIAGARFAIVRNDWQPAKLPAINLLRVLDPLKAFQEIATAYRHQLKSLIVGITGTHGKTMVKDLLQAMIAPTKRVIASPGSFNSQVGVPLSILNISQQHEIALIEAAVSQDNEMDRLAKIIHPQACILTHLGKKHLITFGNQQALVAETIKLITVPPENKWALIPQTPFLEPYLKQIKAPYYFWNKETPFLPHAHLLSKPYEVEMLYGIKFPCGTYLKERVNAGFYYFMDLLNISVKAAWLLGVSAEVIKEVLCNYILEPMRTEIWKSPIGATFINETYSSDPQSVDQALKHFEHSSTEHRRIFIFGGIRGKKENNTSEYRRIGHALIKNKVQMLALVGSHNFQEIINIVNKTKSPLEICHYNTYRDALEQMQAHIQCNDYVVIKNERKEPLNNLIEIFNDSIASNQCFINLAAIQSNIATIRHKVGAKTRLMVMVKALAYGTEEIRIGKFLSTCGVDILGVSCVEEGVALKRAGIKQTVFVIHSSLYEISKIVKWELEVGVSEKEFITALANEASKQNKSIRVHLHVDTGMNRLGCSANNALELATLIKDCPHLILEGLMTHFACADDPAQDFFTFAQTQSFDAVIAQLKKHQITANYYHASNSSAVVRFDFNQYNMVRVGLAIYGLHCSEAARQAMELRLALTLVSRIAGINYCKAGDTISYGRSYRVERDKQIIAVLPIGYFDGLHRHYSGKGYVLIRGQKAPMVGKICMDFMMVDVTDIENVAIGDAVLIFGEDEHGQYLAPEEVALQGDSIVHELITCLGPRIQRIFIHEETNQKS; encoded by the coding sequence ATGGATCCATTTGACCTAAGACTCTGGGAAGGCTTTTCTGCAGCCCTATCTAGCCCTTGTATAGGCTCCCCTATCATTGATCAAATCTGTATTGACTCACGCTTAATTTCCTCTCCCCATGCACTATTTGTAGCTTTACCAGGACAGGTTGAAGATGGTCATCATTATGTTGAACAAGCAGCTATAGCAGGTGCACGCTTTGCAATTGTACGCAATGATTGGCAACCAGCCAAGTTACCTGCTATTAATCTTTTACGTGTTTTAGATCCTTTAAAAGCTTTCCAAGAGATAGCCACAGCCTATCGGCATCAACTTAAGTCCTTGATTGTTGGCATCACTGGTACGCATGGTAAAACAATGGTTAAAGATTTGTTACAGGCGATGATAGCACCTACCAAAAGAGTAATAGCATCTCCTGGTAGCTTTAATAGCCAAGTGGGCGTACCTTTAAGCATTCTCAACATCTCTCAACAGCATGAGATTGCGCTGATAGAAGCAGCGGTGTCCCAAGATAATGAAATGGATCGCTTAGCAAAAATTATTCATCCTCAAGCCTGTATACTTACCCATTTAGGCAAAAAGCATCTGATTACTTTCGGCAACCAACAGGCCCTTGTAGCAGAAACTATTAAGCTTATAACTGTCCCTCCTGAAAATAAATGGGCCCTTATCCCTCAAACTCCTTTTCTCGAGCCCTATTTAAAACAGATTAAAGCTCCTTACTATTTTTGGAATAAAGAAACTCCTTTTCTTCCCCATGCTCATCTTTTAAGCAAGCCTTACGAAGTTGAGATGCTCTATGGCATTAAATTTCCTTGCGGAACTTATTTAAAAGAAAGGGTTAATGCTGGCTTCTATTATTTCATGGATCTTCTTAACATTTCAGTTAAAGCTGCCTGGCTCCTGGGAGTCTCTGCTGAGGTAATCAAAGAAGTCCTTTGTAACTATATATTAGAGCCAATGCGCACAGAAATATGGAAGTCGCCAATAGGTGCAACATTTATTAATGAAACTTATAGCTCCGATCCTCAATCTGTTGATCAAGCCCTTAAACATTTTGAGCACTCTTCTACTGAACATCGTAGGATATTTATTTTTGGTGGCATACGAGGAAAAAAAGAAAATAACACTTCGGAATATAGGCGCATAGGCCATGCTCTTATAAAAAATAAAGTGCAAATGCTAGCTTTAGTTGGCTCACATAATTTTCAAGAAATCATTAACATTGTTAACAAAACAAAAAGCCCTTTAGAAATTTGCCATTATAATACCTATCGCGATGCCCTTGAGCAGATGCAAGCACATATACAATGCAATGACTATGTAGTCATCAAAAATGAACGTAAAGAACCATTAAATAATTTAATAGAAATTTTTAATGATAGCATAGCCAGCAATCAATGTTTTATAAATCTTGCTGCTATACAATCCAACATTGCAACCATTCGACATAAGGTAGGAGCTAAGACGCGCCTTATGGTGATGGTTAAAGCGCTAGCTTATGGCACCGAGGAGATACGCATAGGAAAATTTTTATCGACCTGCGGGGTAGATATCCTGGGCGTTTCCTGTGTAGAGGAAGGGGTAGCGCTTAAAAGAGCTGGAATTAAGCAAACAGTTTTTGTGATCCATTCTTCTCTTTATGAAATATCAAAAATTGTTAAATGGGAGCTGGAAGTGGGGGTCAGTGAAAAAGAATTTATTACTGCCCTAGCAAACGAGGCTTCTAAACAAAATAAAAGCATTCGAGTACACTTGCATGTTGATACAGGAATGAATCGCCTAGGATGCTCAGCTAACAACGCCTTAGAGCTTGCGACTTTAATCAAAGATTGCCCCCATCTTATTTTAGAGGGCTTAATGACCCATTTTGCCTGTGCTGATGACCCGGCACAAGATTTTTTCACGTTCGCTCAAACGCAGAGCTTTGATGCGGTCATTGCTCAGCTAAAAAAACATCAGATTACAGCTAATTATTATCATGCCTCAAACTCAAGCGCTGTTGTTAGATTCGATTTTAATCAGTATAACATGGTTCGCGTGGGTCTAGCTATCTATGGACTCCATTGCTCAGAAGCTGCCCGCCAAGCAATGGAATTGCGGCTAGCTCTTACGCTTGTTTCAAGGATCGCAGGCATTAATTATTGCAAAGCAGGCGATACCATTAGCTATGGCCGCAGCTACCGCGTAGAACGGGATAAACAAATAATCGCTGTTCTTCCTATTGGATATTTTGATGGTCTTCATCGCCATTACAGTGGAAAAGGGTATGTTCTCATTCGAGGGCAAAAAGCACCTATGGTAGGAAAAATCTGTATGGATTTTATGATGGTAGATGTTACGGATATTGAAAATGTAGCCATTGGAGATGCGGTATTGATTTTTGGCGAGGATGAACATGGTCAATATCTTGCTCCTGAAGAAGTAGCTTTACAAGGAGATTCGATTGTCCATGAACTTATTACCTGTCTAGGGCCTCGTATTCAGCGCATATTTATCCATGAAGAAACTAACCAAAAAAGCTAA
- a CDS encoding TIGR01777 family oxidoreductase, with amino-acid sequence MKILVAGASGFIGKNLVLALTQAGHDVKILVRKNAGLAENEISWAPEKEAISDNDLEGIEGIINLAGDNIFKGRWTEAKKKSIIESRLQATRTLASCFFRLKNPPKLFINASAIGYYGNRGELLLTEESSNGTGFLAHVCEEWEKATHALEAMDVRVACLRFGIVLSPKGGSLAKMLLGFKWGIGGKMGSGQQYMSWVSLEDVLAVFLHILKAEKLKGPINVVAPHPVTNHVFTKTLGKALGRPTLLSLPSFVLRFLLGEKADELLLSSQHVSCSKLIDSGYTFLHSNLEKALPQLLAQEI; translated from the coding sequence ATGAAAATTTTGGTGGCTGGTGCATCCGGGTTTATAGGGAAAAACTTGGTTTTAGCCCTTACGCAAGCAGGCCATGATGTAAAGATACTAGTGCGTAAAAACGCAGGTTTAGCTGAAAATGAAATAAGCTGGGCTCCTGAAAAAGAAGCCATTAGTGATAACGACCTAGAGGGGATTGAAGGAATTATCAATTTAGCCGGTGATAATATTTTTAAAGGACGTTGGACAGAAGCTAAAAAGAAATCTATTATTGAAAGCCGCCTTCAGGCCACTCGTACTCTTGCAAGTTGTTTTTTTCGCTTAAAAAATCCTCCTAAGCTTTTTATTAATGCGTCTGCTATTGGCTATTATGGCAACAGGGGAGAGCTTCTTCTGACGGAAGAGAGTTCAAATGGCACGGGATTTTTAGCTCACGTTTGCGAAGAATGGGAAAAAGCTACACACGCCCTAGAAGCTATGGATGTGCGTGTAGCTTGCCTGCGTTTTGGAATCGTCCTTAGTCCTAAAGGGGGATCTTTAGCGAAAATGTTGTTAGGATTCAAATGGGGAATTGGCGGTAAAATGGGATCGGGACAGCAATATATGAGCTGGGTAAGCTTAGAAGATGTTCTTGCTGTGTTTTTACATATTTTGAAAGCAGAAAAATTGAAAGGACCTATTAACGTGGTGGCTCCGCACCCTGTCACTAATCATGTATTTACTAAAACGTTAGGAAAAGCACTCGGCCGACCTACCCTTTTATCTCTTCCCAGCTTTGTCTTACGGTTCCTATTGGGTGAAAAAGCCGATGAGCTGCTTTTATCCAGTCAACACGTTTCATGCTCGAAATTAATCGATTCGGGCTATACGTTTCTCCATAGTAACCTTGAAAAAGCGCTTCCTCAACTTCTTGCGCAAGAGATTTAG